One window of the Acidobacteriota bacterium genome contains the following:
- a CDS encoding LamB/YcsF family protein: protein MAITIDLNADVGERPEALVDGIEAALLRQVTSVNIACGGHAGDAATMIATVRLALAAGTAIGAHPGYPDPLHFGRSVLAMEPPALRDSLIEQIRALAGIAAAAGAGLVHVKPHGALYNLAARDAATARLVAESVAAVDPGLVLVGLAGSALLAAGEAAGLVVAGEAFVERRYEADGTLRDRRHADALIHDPGEAAAQAVRIACDGQVTAVDGTVVPVDARTLCIHGDSPGAAAIAAAVRQALTGAGVVLAPVRVNR, encoded by the coding sequence ATAACGATCGATCTGAATGCGGATGTGGGCGAGCGCCCCGAGGCGCTGGTTGACGGCATCGAGGCGGCGCTGCTCCGGCAGGTCACCTCGGTCAACATCGCCTGCGGCGGTCACGCCGGCGACGCCGCCACCATGATCGCGACGGTGCGGCTGGCGCTGGCGGCGGGCACCGCCATCGGCGCCCACCCTGGTTACCCGGATCCCCTGCATTTCGGCCGGTCGGTTCTGGCCATGGAGCCGCCGGCGCTCCGCGACAGCCTGATCGAGCAGATCCGGGCGCTGGCCGGGATCGCGGCCGCCGCCGGCGCCGGCCTGGTGCACGTCAAACCGCACGGCGCGCTCTACAACCTGGCGGCGCGCGATGCGGCCACGGCCCGCCTCGTCGCCGAATCGGTGGCGGCGGTCGACCCGGGGCTCGTGCTGGTGGGGCTGGCCGGTTCCGCCCTGCTGGCGGCCGGTGAGGCGGCAGGATTGGTGGTGGCCGGCGAGGCGTTCGTGGAGCGGCGCTACGAGGCGGACGGGACGTTGCGGGACCGCCGCCACGCCGATGCCCTGATCCACGATCCGGGCGAGGCCGCCGCCCAGGCCGTCCGGATCGCCTGCGACGGCCAAGTGACGGCCGTCGACGGCACGGTGGTGCCGGTGGACGCCCGGACCCTGTGCATCCACGGTGACTCCCCCGGTGCCGCGGCGATCGCCGCTGCGGTGCGCCAGGCGCTGACCGGCGCCGGCGTGGTATTGGCACCGGTGAGAGTGAACAGATAG